Genomic DNA from Mus caroli chromosome 8, CAROLI_EIJ_v1.1, whole genome shotgun sequence:
CTGGTCCTCTAAAGTACTCTTGTCCACCTTGGGAAAAACAAACTGAGCACTCTTGCCTTCCTCTGCACGTGAGGCAATGAATGGGCCATACATGTCTCTTGCCAGGTAGAGAAAAAGACAGCTCTGGCCCAACAACTAGAATGATTAAAACTATACATGCACGCAATGTCCCGAGGCCCCTGCAGTAGCAGCCTGTCTGAGGACACGACTGAGTGTGGAGGATTTGCTTCTTTGAGCTGCTTTTGTAGGCTACTGTGGGGATGTGGGGTCTTTAGACCTGTGACTCCCTCTTAGTAAATTTAGATTCTGTGTGTGCTGAGCTGCTGACCTAGGTGCCCAGCGTTCTCACAATGAGGCTAGGGGAGTCCTGGAGAGCAGCTTCCTGTTTCTGACCTCACACTGAGAAACCTGAGGGAGTTCTGAAGTGCAAACCATGCTCGGCTGACCTGCTCTACCTCCCCAGCCTGTGGGTCTGGGTACTTTCTGTgacagaggttgagagcactcactgttcttgcagagtccTCAGGTTCAGTCtttagtacccacatggcagctcacagttatCTAATTCCTGAACCAGGGAATCTGATCCCTGcttttgacctctgtggacaccaggcccACACATGGTACATATGCAATCATTCAggtaaaacattcacacataaaataagtaaattggGAAATACCCAAATAACAAATATTGAACgaataacaaaaatgtaaaaggcTCAAAGCAGATTTCAGTTCTAGGTGCAGGTTAATGGAAACAGCCTAACCAAATGCAGCTCAGTTGGGTTCTTCAGACCTTAACCTCCAACAGCCACAACCTAACAGACAGCGACCCTCCCTGCGCTCTGTCCCTGCTGCTCACCGCCAGGGTCACTCTGACTGCCCTGACCTCACAGGCCCTGCTAGCTCCCTAGTCCAGCTAACACAGGCAAAGGGAGTATTTTACAGAAAGCCATCGAGTGGGAAACACTGCTGACAAGCAGGCTTCTGGCCCACATTGCGACTCTAAGTGCTCCGAAGCACACCACAGcagagctccacagagaaactAAGCAGTCTTGCCCATCAGCAGGCCACAGCACTAGGAACATGAAGGCCACTCCCTGCTCTCCATGGCCAAGTTACCCTCACTACATTTGACAGTAATTTCAAGTAAAAACGTCTTGTAAAGTCACGTGCTTGATGGTGCCATAGACACAGGAGGGTTTGACATTGTCAGTCTCATCTAAGGTTCTGAGACAGTCCCACGGGGCCACGAATTCCCAAGGGATGGTATGCAGAGAAGCCTACAAGGAACATGGCAGGATGCAGCTCTTAGTTCCAAGGCTTGTGAACCTGACACATATAGCCTGGAAGGGAATCCCAGGACCCCATGCCTTCCACACCCTGGGTTCCAGGACAGGAAATACCATGCTCCACAGTGCCGCTCCTCAGGTCTCGAGCTAGATTAGGTGCACAGGCTAGGTAGGGACTCACCCTGTGATTTCCCAACACATAGAAGATGTGACCTAGCAGCACGAGGGAGCAGGCTGTGAGGCGGTTCAGGTCCTCTGCATTTGACATCTTCAGAGTTTCTCGAAGAAACCGCCTGTAAGAGGAGACAGATGCTGACACCCTGCAGGTATCAGTCATAGAGGAGCAGAGGTAGTCTGAGGAAGGAGAGGCTAGCATACATGCTGTTCTGATCCAAACTTACTTGGCTTCGTTGTAGCGGCcctggaagaaggagaagagcccTCGCACGTAGAAGGCTGCTGCTCGGAGGCAGTGTGAGCTGCAGGAAAGCAGAGTCACAATTGGGCACAGAAAAAAGTTTCCAAAAGGCAGCCCCTGCACACCGTCTAAAGGGTGGGCTGCAAGCAGTGTTGAGTATGTATGGAGGTCTGGGGCCCACAGGAGCATATACCACCCCAGAGCAATGGGGGAGTGGAATGTCTATGTTGGACATAGGTGGCTCACCTGACCGGGAAGCTGTGGTCTGGGTTTATCCTCTCAAGCAAACTGTACAGCTGGTGGGGAAACATCAGTCAGAACTCCACCTAGAGGAGGCCAGGCCCTGAACATGCTACAGGGGATAGGGCTTCTTCCACTCTATGGAAAGACTGTCACAAACATGCGGCATGCCTGCCCTGACAGCCTCGAGATGGAGTGTTCATCTGAGGGAAGCATGTAGGAGACAGGGGCAGAGTGGGGACACTGGGACACACTGTATCCTTGTGACCCAAGAGTCCCTGTCAGCCAGGGTGGCAGAGGTtgggtttcctgcttctcccagcccagccctggaaAGTTGGCCATAGTTTGTGTAGACAAGAGATGATGGTGGCCAGGGGCTAGAATGAaggctgcagaggtcagagaatatGGGCCACTCTGGAGGGACTCCAGGGTGGGACTAGGGTCAGAGAAGAAGCTAAGTTTGTGGCTCTGCCTAGGAAGCCCAGATAAAAACACTTGGCTTATGAGGACAGCCCTTTGAGGATGGCCAATCTACCCATCTGGTTTGGGGCTGACGTGTGGCTCTGTGGCAGAATGCTTAGCAACAAGCCAGAGCCCCAGGTTGGATGCAAActccaaaaatttttttttgtccttttgttttgctttgttgagatAGAgtatctgtgtagccctcaccattctggaatttgctctatggaccaggctggccttgaacccagagacccacctgcctctgcctcctgagtgcctggattaaaggcatgcactgtgACCACCCAATGATGTCTTTTTGTTTAAGTAAATAAAGATTGAGTGGCTTAGGATGGGACAGAGGCCACATGGCTGCAGAAGTGCTATCCCAGTTCTGACCCTCACAGAACACTACACATGTGGGCATTTCTAAGGTCTATGGATGCCTAGGACACCCTTAGCCCCcacaagagatggagaaggataCCGAACATGAAGCATGTCACCTACTACCTCTTGGTGTCTATTTCCTTCCCGTATATACACACTCGCAAGGTTGGTCACGATGAAGGCCCACAACTCCTGGTGGTTGGTGAGCTGGAATGAAAGATGGGGCATTTAGGAGGCTAGCCTCACTGTCACACCCTGTTGGGGCCTGACTAGACACAAGAGCTGCACAATGGCTCCTTTCAGACTCAATCAGCTCACTCCAAACCCAAGCACAGTGTGGAATTAGCTCCTCCTCCACTGGCAGCGGCAGGGTGGAGCTAGCTATTCTGATCCTGCCAATGACCAACAGTGGATAATGACAAGACTTGATCtctacatagtccaggctggcttgaagTTCTCTATTCTTCTGGCTCAGGGTCCTAACAGCTAGGACGACAGGCCTGGAACCGCCCTGGCTTGCTTTTGCTTTGTAGTCTAACAGATGTACAGGGAGGCACGTTGAGCATGGTCTCTCCACTGAACCACTGATTATGGAAAGTGAGATGATtaagatccaggtgtggtggtgatgGCTGgtcattccagcacttgggaaggaagctgagggaaggaagctgaggcaagataaaaaaacaaaacaaaacaaaaaagcaaaacaaaaccccttttttcccccaagtcagtgtttgttgggctggagagatggttcagcagttaagagcactgacttctcttccagaggtcctgagttcaattcccagcaaccacatggtgtcccACAACCATCTGATGCTCTCTActcatctgatgccctcttctggtgtgtctgaagacagcaacagcatactcatatacacaaaataaataaatcaatctttaaaaaaaaaaaaaaaagaccatgtaTGTCTCTGAActccatatgtagaccaggctagcttcaaatttacagagatccacaggtctctccctcccaagtgctgggatttgttataccaccacacctggccaggcAAGATCAGAATTTAAGGCAAGTTGACTGCTTGTGCAACTGAGATATACTGTCATGAAAAACATAGGAAGGGGCTGCAGTTTGGCAATAcagtacttgcctggcatgtgtgaaaTTTTGGGTTCAATCTCCTTAGAAAAGCCCAGATGGAAAGGATGTGAGAGTCTAAGCAGCCTGGGCCCTCTGACTCCAATTTCCTACAGTTGTGGTCCTAGCACACAAAAGGCCCAGGGTTGCCTTTCCCGACCTGAACTGCAACAGCATTGGGGTGTTGGTTGTGAATAACAGGAGgagtctgagtttgaggacaaggTTGGTGTTTGTCTTAGCTCCTCTCCATCCATGTACTGTCCAGAAGACTCCCTTCAGCACATGACTTAAGCATTGTGCTGCTGAGCCAAAGCCACATACAGAAGGTAAGACAACTTCTAAGAACAAGAGGTTCCTGGCACATTGCAGAAGGAGGGCTCTGGCATTGCAGCAGGAGGGCCTGGAGTCTAGGGAGACAAGGGTGGAGCCAAAGGAGTGGGCAGCCAGTTGACTCTTCACATAGCATCCAGACATATAGCAACCAAAGAGGGGAACTCCTATCCCACAGTCAGAGGGATGCTCCAACCACCTTGCTCATAAAACATAACATGCTCTATAAAATCTCTACTGAGGGCTCCCTGGGGAATAGATTAATAGCCTCCTTTCCTGCAAGGACACTGAGGCCAAGGTAGGGACATCCTTCCCTAGTCCTGGGCCAGGTGAGCACAGTGGGAGTTGAGTTGTCCCTAGAGGCAATTGTGCCACTCCGGGAGAAATGGACCAGCTTCTTAGGGACTAGTAGGTCAGTTGTCTAAGTGTGGGTGCACTGTTGGGGACCCAGCCTCCCTGAGGTAAAACCTGACCTCTGTTCCTGAGCACCTATCACAGGACTTAGGATAAGGGCACATCTCAGTCACTGTACATCCACATAATATGACTCTACCAAACCCCAGAGCCCAGATGACTCCAAGAGCACCACACACTGACCTAGTCTGAGAATGTCCTAGAACTTAACAGGTGTCAAAATGGCTACCCAGTGTCCCTGTACTCCTGATACATATGTCCTTTCCTCATATCTTTCCAGGGTAGCCAAGAACTCTTTACCCTAGCCACTTCCCACCCCaagaggaactgtgtcactgttgTGGCCACTGTCAGGCTAACTATAGTAGATGTGGGCTCAAAGTTTACAGCTCTTGCAGCAGACCTAATCTGGtctccatgtttttttttgtgtggcAGCCAACCTTACACCATATTGTTACTCAGGAAGCCAGCCTTACCCGAAGGGCTGTGGTAAACTGGGCTTCAGCATTATCCATGCAGTTCACGGAGACACAATACAGGCCCTGAAAggacaggcatacatgtagggcTCAGGTCAGAACCAGGGCACCTGACCCAGTGACCATAGGCAAGCATAATTTTTACTGGGCCCTAGGATgagcttcaggctattataaaggACCCCTCCCCACAACAGAACAGAGCTCATGTTTGGATGCTGCTTGGGTAGTATCACAGGGTTATTTACTGGAACGCCCAGATTCTTTCAGGGTGGATCACATCCTTTGCTAGGTATGCGCTGGATTTTGGCAAGAGTGGGGTCCAGTGCCTGGGGCATACTCACCAGCAGTGTGTGCAACTGGGCAGCATGGTTGGAGAAGAGTCTAGGGGACTGCTGGCACAGCTGGCAGACCTGGGAGATCTGAGGAGAGAACCAAGGTGCCTGTTCTGGGACCTGGCACTGGGGTGCAGCCCCAAGGCTGGAAGACATGCTCCCATCTACTTGCCAAACTGGGGTCAAAGTCCTGGCAGGAGGAGCCACCACATGGAGAGGGTGACCCTGATCTCCTTTCTCCTTGCACATGCTGACCTTTGTCCCAGTTTCAGGTTATAAAATGCCTCTCCAATGTTCTCAGGAAGGTGTGCATTTTGTTGACATGGGTCCCAGTCATATCCCAATGTTCCCTGAGCATACAAGTTTTAGGGAACCAGACTATTGGCTTTATACTGGATTCTACAACCCAGGCTAGAGCAGTAACAGTGAAGTCACTGTACCCTCCCCTCTTGACACCTGTGTCCACACCCAGACCAGCTCCCACATCCTGCTCTCTGTGCTTCCTACCTCCTGTAGTGCAGTGGCTTTGTGGCCTGTGACAAGCCGGCACATGATGATGTGTTCCAGCAGGATCACTTGGAAGGACGACAGGATAGGGCTGCAGTCCAGCACTGGGGACAGGAGGCAGGGGTAAACATGCAAGCATGGTAccacccagccccacccacatCATCTAGATAAGGACATAAGCTCAAACCAATGCCATTGTGAAGCATCCCAAAGCTAAGAAGTCCCCAGTGGATAAGGCTCAGGTAAAGCAGGAGCTTATCAAGCACAGGTCAGGTCCTGGCTTGAATGCCAAGCACCAAAAGCCACAGGAAACTCCGGGCTGAGCACTGCATTACATACAGGTCATATCTACAGAGGCTGCCTGCCACTCCTGCTAAGAGCTCAAGAACCTTCTGGGTGGGTTCTCCAAGATGTCTTCAACTGTGCATGTGAGTGGGACAGAGCTCAAGCCATGGGGAGCTCAGGCACTTCCTGGCAACCCTGCatagaactcttttttttaaagatttatttatttattttattacatgtaagtacactgtagctgtcttcagacactccagaagagggcgctagatctcgttacggatggttgtgagctaccatgtggttgctgggattagaactctggacctttggaagagcagtcgggtgctcttacccactgagccatctcaccagccctgcataGAACTCTTGGGTGAGGAAAATTTGTTGCCAACACagcttaaggaaaagaaaagcacagttcCACAGGCTCAAAGAGATTAAGAGGAAGGCTAAGACAACATGCACCCAGGATGCATGAAATAGTCAAGTGTGTGGCTAGAACCCTAGAATCTGGAGGATTCATACATAGTAGGTAGGTGAGAGCTAGGTTCTGACTCTGGCCTCCCTGAACATGGCAATGTCCTAATGTCAAGGAAACTTGGGACTGCTGGAGTCCCCGCCCAGGCAGCACTTACTCTTAAGCTTCTCCAACTGCATGAGCGCCTTGTCTGTGTACTTCTGTGCCTTTTCCAGGTAACCAGCCTGCATCGAATGCATCACTGTGACCTGCAAGGAGACAGGTGCTGGTCACAAGGCTCTCTCCCAGCCCGGGGCCCAGGGTGGCAGGACTCACCAGGTAGacgagcacacacatgtgctcctTGGGCAGCCAGTGGAAGAGGTCAGCAGGGTTGCTGGGCAGGATTTCATCATCATGTAGTGTGGAGATGGTCTGGATGCACTGCTGCAGCTGCTTCAGGCACGGCTTGACGCTCTTCACCTGTGGTGTGCAGGCCTCAACATCACACCCCAAGAGGCCTGGCAACCTTGCCCAGCTCCTGGATGGGGACTCTCCTACTGCAGGAGCTCTTCTCCTCAGGTCTTGGCCTCCCAGAAGCCAGGCTTCACGGAGGCAAGAAGTAGTTACCTCCCACAAACAGAAACCCTGTTAGCACTGTGGCTTCTGTCAACCCTCCTGACATCCTAAGCCTCTCAGGGACAGCTATGGTTCTCAGCATTCAGGGACAGCTAAAGGCTGCCATGTTTTTACATGCTGAATGAGGAGCTGGGCCCAAAGGGAATACAAGGAAGGCCCTTACTAACAAGAGGTTCACTGAGCATTTCTTGGGTCCCCACAACATTGGCCTACCACTAACAGGGACGTATGAACAGGAAAGGGCAAAGGCAGGAAAGGTAGCTCCCATTACTCATAGGCTGAGGCCATCACATAAACACGGGTGTCAGGTCTTCAACACAGCCACACAGCCATACCAGGGTCCTTATCGACCCCCACAAAGCTGCTGTAAGCTGGGAAAGGGAAGTGTGTAGCATGTTACCCTGTTTTGTCTTCATGGCTTCCACAAACTTCCTTCAGAGGCCTCCAACCATGTGTGCACTCAATGAATGTGAGGCCATAAATTCTTCCTCAAACGAGGATAGGCCCACCAGGATAAAACTGCTCTGTGGGCACCTCTATACTTGGGGCTACGTCATATAATATGAAGGAGCTACCAACTGTGCTAGAGCAGGAcccctgcatgtatgtttgtgcactcACAAACATGCAACAAGATCATATCATGAGTAAACTCTCTCCACAGACCTCGAGCGACAACATACCTGCCCAGCATCCAGGTAATGGGTCACCTGCAGCACCAGGAAGAAGACACGTAGTGACTCCTTCTGGATGGGGTTGCCCTGCCAGTTCTCTACAATCTGCCCACACAGTGTGAGCAGTGGGTGTACCTCTTGCAGTTTGCGCTCCATCAACAGCAGCTAGAGTTGGGAAAGAGGGGTGGTGCATCACTGTTACCAGTCCAACAGCtgagaaccccacccccaccccaacccccccagAGAGCAAAGCTGGATGCATTGAGGTCAGGTGTGgcagcacttgcctttaatcccagcacttgggaggcagaggcaggcagatctctgagtttgaggccagcctggtctacataaagagtttcaggacagccaggactacattgagagaccttacctcaaacaaatcaaacaaagcTTGAGACAACAAAGAAACTAGGGTACAGGTGGCTCCACAGCAGGCTTTCTCAATAGCACATCTACCacctgaaacctcagagcccCAAATGAAGCCTATCAGGGCACAGCCCCTGCTTTTGTGTAGAAAAGCCTGGGCAGGTGGCCTCATGCCCGCAACTCGGCTGCACACCCAGCCTGAACTTACCATTCCCTTGCTGAGCAGGAATAATGCCCTGAAAAAGACACAAGATATCAGGTTTGTAAGGCACCAGGATCAATACGGTTGCTCCTCAGGGAGATGTGCTTTATTTATAGGACACTTTAGAGTGTGCATTTTGTTCTGATCTATGTTTACATCTTGAGGAGGGCAGATGCTGGAACTGATCTTAGGGTCTTACACATGCAAGACAGTACTCTGCACTGCACTATACTTCCATCTTAACTTTGAACTTTAGCCTGGTCTATGTatggagttctaggccagtcagagctacataagGACAATACACGTGTGTGCCTACATGCACAAGTGCACCACTGGCATCCAGGTGCCATCAAGGAGGCCAGAGGGGAGCATCAGATGTtgaggaactggagttacaggaaattATGACTCCTGATATAGGTGTAAATCTGAGTTctaatgtgtgtgagagaagggagtgctcctaaccactgacccACCCTTTCAatcttgaacttgggatcctccaTCATCTACCAGGTGTGCCCACTGCAGCTTCTGTAGCTCCTGTTTTACATGATGCAGACACACTTCTGAGCATCGCAAAAGAATAGAGCAGAAGATGGCACCCTCAAGTCACCCTAATGTTCCAACTCAGCAGAAGTGGGTctggcagaggacagaggaagcagGGACTGGCTTGGGCTGTCACCACCTCACCCATGCTCTTCGCTATGCCCACCTCATGTCTCTCTCAGGATTAAGGACATGAACTTATAAATGGGCAGTCAGTGCCCTCCCTTCTCTGTCAGCAGGGTTTTTGTGGCCTCTCTCAAACCCCACTCCATGGACTTTCCTAAGGAGATCTATGTACACACTGAAACTAAGGACAGAAGCTCCCACTGCAGGGGAGGGTGGTTGCTCATACCAATGCCAGCCCACTGCACGCAGGCGGATAAACAGTGAATCACACTTAGTTATTGAGGAGGCACCTGTGCAATAAAGCCTGTGGTTGGACAAACCCTACCAATGCTTTCTATTTCAAGAGATTTGGAAGTGTGTGGAAGTGCAAACCTGTCaccccagctcttaggaggctgaggtaagaggattAAACCAAGTAGCTGGGGTCATTCTGGCTATAGTAGTGATAgcctgtctaaaaataaataccagAGAGAGAAACTGCCCCAGCCTTCCCAGCTAGAGTTCACATGACATGAACTGATGGTCACTTGGTAGGATTGACTCTGTATGGGTCATGACACCACAGGCTACCATCACACACTAAGGTGCCATGTTTAGGATCAGTAGCAGGACAGCCAAGCTCTTTACAAGTTAGAGAGCAGGAGGAAAGGGGTGGGCAAAGCCTACCTTGTATATTCAGATCCCACCACTCGGGCATACTCAGCCCCCACGCCTAGGAGGTCACAGGCAGATACCAGGTCCTTCTCCAGTGTGTGCAGTTGCTAAAGTAGAGAAAAAGCAATGACCCTGGCTGTCAATGCCAGTCCTTAGAACTTGCCTCACTCAGTGTGTCTAAATCTCCAATATCAGCACAGTTACTGCAGTGATGGCTTGGAGTTTAAGCACCAAGATAGCCAACAGCACTAACTGCTCTGGGTATAGACTAAGTCATGCCTTGTACTCTGTCACTTTTGTACGCAGAGCCAGCAGTCTAACTGCTCTGGGTATAGACTAAGTCATGCCTTGTACTCTGTCACTTTTGTACGCAGAGCCAGCAGTCTGAGCTCTGAGGTAGACCCAGGGCACACCAGGTAAGGTACTAGAACGGGCTCCCACAGAGCAGTAGTCTAAGGATGCTTTAAACCCAGAAACCTGGAAAACTGAAAGAGCCCACATCTGATTTTGGTCCTTAGAAGGGACCCTCCCATGCAGACACTCCCTTACACACAGAGCATCATCAGCTCTGAAAGCTGGGGAGGGCAGGGAGCTGCCCAGTCCATTTCCTCAGCTGCACATGGGAGGCAGCAAGGAGACAATATGAACACAAGAGCATTAAGGGGGGGCCTGAGGGAAAGGGTGAGTCAGGGAGACAGGGGACATGACAGATGGCCAGGTCAGGGGCAGGTAAACGTCAGTCAAAGTCATTCAGGTGCCCAAGAAAGACGTGCAGGTAGGATATAGGAAAGAAGAGGTGACTGACAGAGTGGAATGACCTGTCCCTCTATGGCAGCCTGGAGGCCCCTAAGAAGAGCCTGGCACTTGAGTTTATGTCCCAAGGTTTCGCTCACTCCTGTACTCACAGCGAGCTGGAAGAGCAGGCGACAGTGCCAGTATGGCGTCTGTTGTGAGATCTGGATGGCTTTCCGCAGCAGTGGCTTTGCTGCATCCACGGAGTTCTGAAAGGAAATGGTTTCAAgttcaaggaggaggaggagaagaaggaggaggagcaggaggcagaggaggaaaagCTAGCAATCAAACTGAACCCCTGATACAGCAGCCACAGTGCCTTGCCAGCGGGCCAAGCCCCATCTTGGTCACTTTCCAGGGTGAGATGGCGAATGCTATTACAGTGTATTTGTTTCTCGGGAACAGTGTACATGGCTTCTGAAATTTCTTCTTGCTAGGCCAGTCTAAGCTACAGGGTGGCATTCCCCCCCcaccaagacaggatttctctgtgtagccctcactgtcctggaactcactctgtagaccaggctggcctcgaactcagaaatccacctgcctctgcctcccgagtgctgggattaaaggcgtgcgccaccacacccggctaaatatatattttttttcagagtggcattctttaaaagaaaaaaaatttttttttgttttagttttttaatgtagaagaataaaaaccaGGTGTAGTTATGCATGCCTTTTATTcagctgtcaggaagcagagcagatctctaagagtttgaggccagcctggtctacagagacccAGGACTTCCAAGGCTACCTAGAAAAAGCCtgtctcacacacaaaaaaaagttaTAATATACACCACAATAGCCTCTCCTTCAGACAGGTATGATAGGCAACATtacctggaatctcagcactgaggacactgaggatggctctgtggttaagagtacttgctgctcttaagagaagacctggatttaattcttcctagcacccacatggcagctcacaacctctgtCACTCCAGCCATGGAATCTCATGCCCTCTACTGAACTCTGTGCACAACTGGCAAGGATAtagtatatttatacacataaaacacttaTATCCagggggagagatggctcagcggttaagagcattgactgctctcccagaggtcctgagttcaattcccagcaaccacatggtggctcacaaccatctgtaatgggatctgatgccatcttctggtatctctgaagagagcaatggtgtactcgtcatatatataaaaataaataaataaaatcttaaaaaaaaacccacttatatccatagaataaaaataaataacacaaactTAAAGGGTTGAAGTGCAGTTTGTTGCTGGAGAGTGTCTACTTAGTACACATAAGTACCTGGCACTACTCTAGGACTGTAAGAAAGACACAAGGAAAAGTTACACCTTAAAGAATATTGGACAATGGTGCTGAGTCACTTCTATTAGAGTAGGTAGTATACTTCAGGAGGGGACAAGGACAGGGACACGCAGAGCTCAGTGGCACTGTCTGTCTAGCCCAAGTGAGGCCCTGGCTTCTATCCCCAGTCCTGAATGAATAAATACAGAAGTAAGGGAGTGTGAGCAAGCCATGTACATGGGTCTCTGAGGGCTGAACACAATGTGAATGACTACCCTGCTGGGAACCATGCTCTCCTGCTAGACCCTGCTTTCAGAGCTAGCAACACATCCTCACCTCTTGACAATACAGCTCTGACAACAGGCTTGCTGCCTCAAATTTAACATCTTCAAACTGTGGGATCTGGAGAAGTTCAGTTAAGGAAGTACAACGCCAAGACATCTCTTTAAAAAGGGTCACAGCTCCAGGTAAACCCTCCCCTCCATGCTGCAGGGCAAGCAGAGGAGGCCGATTTGGGGGAAAGGGGCAGAATGAGGACCTTGCTGCCCAGAGACTGGTGGCTGgcttccagggcagctagggtACATAGTATGCCAGAGAAAGGGACCTTTCCAGCTTTTACCATGGGCTTTTCATTCAAGCAGAACATTCCTCAAGAACACAGTATAGGACAtgggggtatggctcagtggcagaacattTGCTTAGCATGCCCCAGGGGCTGGGTTCCACCCCCAGTATGAGTACCCCTCAAAGTACAAGAAAAGGATACTTGCTGTGATATCAAccactgaaagagaaagaaaaatgattaattaattttggggggaaagaggagggtCAAGAAAAAGTTTCTCTGtgcaggctgtcctgaaacatactttgtagaccagaattGCCTCAAATTCACTGAAATCTTCCTACTTCtgtctcctgaatactgggattaaagacctgagTCACCACACCCATCTAGGATTAATTCTGAGGCAAATGCTTGGTGCCTGGTTATACTGAGCTTATACTAGTGCTAGCATAGCATGCCTACTACCAAGGgcagtgtggggagagacagcA
This window encodes:
- the Mau2 gene encoding MAU2 chromatid cohesion factor homolog isoform X1, translating into MAAQAAAAAQAAAAAQAAAAQAAQAEAAESWYLALLGFAEHFRTSSPPKIRLCVHCLQAVFPFKPPQRIEARTHLQLGSVLYHHTKNSEQARSHLEKAWLISQQIPQFEDVKFEAASLLSELYCQENSVDAAKPLLRKAIQISQQTPYWHCRLLFQLAQLHTLEKDLVSACDLLGVGAEYARVVGSEYTRALFLLSKGMLLLMERKLQEVHPLLTLCGQIVENWQGNPIQKESLRVFFLVLQVTHYLDAGQVKSVKPCLKQLQQCIQTISTLHDDEILPSNPADLFHWLPKEHMCVLVYLVTVMHSMQAGYLEKAQKYTDKALMQLEKLKMLDCSPILSSFQVILLEHIIMCRLVTGHKATALQEISQVCQLCQQSPRLFSNHAAQLHTLLGLYCVSVNCMDNAEAQFTTALRLTNHQELWAFIVTNLASVYIREGNRHQEVLYSLLERINPDHSFPVSSHCLRAAAFYVRGLFSFFQGRYNEAKRFLRETLKMSNAEDLNRLTACSLVLLGHIFYVLGNHRESNNMVVPAMQLASKIPDMSVQLWSSALLRDLNKACGNAMDAHEAAQMHQNFSQQLLQDHIEACSLPEHNLITWTDGPPPVQFQAQNGPNTSLASLL
- the Mau2 gene encoding MAU2 chromatid cohesion factor homolog isoform X2, with product MAAQAAAAAQAAAAAQAAAAQAAQAEAAESWYLALLGFAEHFRTSSPPKIRLCVHCLQAVFPFKPPQRIEARTHLQLGSVLYHHTKNSEQARSHLEKAWLISQQIPQFEDVKFEAASLLSELYCQENSVDAAKPLLRKAIQISQQTPYWHCRLLFQLAQLHTLEKDLVSACDLLGVGAEYARVVGSEYTRALFLLSKGMLLLMERKLQEVHPLLTLCGQIVENWQGNPIQKESLRVFFLVLQVTHYLDAGQVKSVKPCLKQLQQCIQTISTLHDDEILPSNPADLFHWLPKEHMCVLVYLVTVMHSMQAGYLEKAQKYTDKALMQLEKLKMLDCSPILSSFQVILLEHIIMCRLVTGHKATALQEISQVCQLCQQSPRLFSNHAAQLHTLLGLYCVSVNCMDNAEAQFTTALRLTNHQELWAFIVTNLASVYIREGNRHQELYSLLERINPDHSFPVSSHCLRAAAFYVRGLFSFFQGRYNEAKRFLRETLKMSNAEDLNRLTACSLVLLGHIFYVLGNHRESNNMVVPAMQLASKIPDMSVQLWSSALLRDLNKACGNAMDAHEAAQMHQNFSQQLLQDHIEACSLPEHNLITWTDGPPPVQFQAQNGPNTSLASLL
- the Mau2 gene encoding MAU2 chromatid cohesion factor homolog isoform X3; this translates as MAAQAAAAAQAAAAAQAAAAQAAQAEAAESWYLALLGFAEHFRTSSPPKIRLCVHCLQAVFPFKPPQRIEARTHLQLGSVLYHHTKNSEQARSHLEKAWLISQQIPQFEDVKFEAASLLSELYCQENSVDAAKPLLRKAIQISQQTPYWHCRLLFQLAQLHTLEKDLVSACDLLGVGAEYARVVGSEYTRALFLLSKGMLLLMERKLQEVHPLLTLCGQIVENWQGNPIQKESLRVFFLVLQVTHYLDAGQVKSVKPCLKQLQQCIQTISTLHDDEILPSNPADLFHWLPKEHMCVLVYLVTVMHSMQAGYLEKAQKYTDKALMQLEKLKMLDCSPILSSFQVILLEHIIMCRLVTGHKATALQEISQVCQLCQQSPRLFSNHAAQLHTLLGLYCVSVNCMDNAEAQFTTALRLTNHQELWAFIVTNLASVYIREGNRHQEVLYSLLERINPDHSFPVSSHCLRAAAFYVRGLFSFFQGRYNEAKRFLRETLKMSNAEDLNRLTACSLVLLGHIFYVLGNHRESNNMVVPAMQLASKIPDMSVQLWSSALLRDLNKACGNAMDAHEAAQMHQNFSQQLLQDHIEACSLPEHNLITMAHPLCSSKLRMDPTPAWPAFCEACVPNLDPTLELSGNKTTRVPTSPSPLSRAKS